A stretch of the Bordetella genomosp. 8 genome encodes the following:
- a CDS encoding toxin-antitoxin system TumE family protein — translation MLLLDGETFVADVAGKAWVKFEVKRVRACRHRPHGIKYSLTLHDENGERMLGFDNAHPVKEGGGPGARTRIEYDHKHKSSRVRFYTYMDAATLLSDFWTEVEMTLRDRTP, via the coding sequence TTGTTATTACTCGATGGCGAAACCTTCGTCGCAGATGTTGCGGGCAAGGCGTGGGTCAAGTTTGAGGTCAAGCGAGTTCGAGCCTGCCGGCACAGGCCGCACGGGATCAAATATTCATTGACGCTTCATGATGAAAATGGCGAGCGGATGCTTGGGTTCGACAATGCGCATCCCGTCAAGGAGGGCGGAGGTCCTGGCGCGCGAACGCGTATCGAATACGACCATAAACACAAATCCAGCCGCGTGCGCTTCTACACATATATGGACGCAGCTACTTTGCTCAGCGACTTTTGGACGGAGGTTGAGATGACGCTGCGCGACAGGACCCCCTGA
- a CDS encoding Bug family tripartite tricarboxylate transporter substrate binding protein: MTTAFPRRRTRLAIALSACLAAGAAMAADWPSHPITFVAPFSPGGGIDLAARLVAKSVSEQLHQSIIVENRPGAGGAIGAAHVAHSAPDGYTFLVGGNSVITNSLIHPKQPYKDEELTPVVLMTVTPSVIVTSAANPSSNLKEFLDDARKNHEGRITFSTAGNGSAPQFVAEMLREATGMKVEPITYKSGGEGVTAVVAGQVDATSEASVATLPLIKGGKLKGLAITGDKRMASAPNIPTTAEEGLPTLRIVHWAGLLAPTGTPDDILDKMNAAVNAALKTPDVQQALQRSSQDAGGGTRASFTQFTRDERERLGQIVKTGHMQTD, encoded by the coding sequence ATGACAACAGCATTCCCGCGCCGCCGCACCCGCCTCGCCATCGCGCTGTCGGCCTGCCTGGCCGCCGGTGCCGCCATGGCGGCGGACTGGCCCAGCCATCCCATCACCTTCGTCGCGCCCTTCAGCCCGGGCGGTGGCATCGACCTGGCCGCGCGGCTGGTCGCCAAATCCGTCAGCGAACAGCTGCACCAGTCGATCATCGTCGAAAACCGCCCCGGCGCGGGCGGCGCCATCGGCGCGGCCCACGTCGCGCATAGCGCGCCCGATGGCTATACCTTCCTGGTGGGCGGCAACAGCGTCATCACCAACAGCCTGATCCACCCCAAGCAGCCGTACAAGGACGAGGAATTGACGCCTGTCGTGCTGATGACCGTGACTCCCTCGGTCATCGTCACCAGCGCCGCCAATCCTTCCAGCAACCTGAAGGAATTCCTGGACGATGCCAGGAAGAACCACGAGGGTCGCATCACCTTCTCCACCGCCGGCAATGGCAGCGCGCCGCAGTTCGTCGCCGAAATGCTGCGCGAAGCCACCGGCATGAAGGTCGAGCCCATCACCTACAAGAGCGGGGGCGAAGGCGTGACCGCGGTGGTCGCCGGGCAGGTCGACGCGACCTCCGAAGCCAGCGTCGCCACCCTGCCCCTGATCAAGGGCGGCAAGCTGAAGGGCCTGGCGATCACCGGCGACAAGCGCATGGCCAGCGCGCCCAACATCCCGACTACCGCGGAAGAAGGCCTGCCAACGCTGCGCATCGTGCATTGGGCCGGCCTGCTGGCGCCGACCGGTACGCCCGACGATATCCTGGACAAGATGAACGCCGCCGTGAACGCGGCGCTGAAAACGCCGGACGTGCAGCAGGCGCTACAGCGCAGCAGCCAGGACGCAGGCGGCGGCACGCGGGCGTCCTTCACGCAGTTCACCCGGGACGAACGCGAGCGCCTGGGCCAGATCGTCAAGACCGGCCATATGCAGACCGACTGA
- the hutC gene encoding histidine utilization repressor yields the protein MPATSLPLPPYARIKQHIVEQIEAGEWAVNDQVPSENQLAAQFEVSRMTARRAILELTQEGMLVRSQGLGTFVAEQKPALPVLEVRNIAEEIAQRGHRYSNRVLQLERVTAPEAIATALDLSIDKSVYHSLILHLDNEVPVQLEDRYVNPRVAPDYIQQDFSRETPNAYLSRVAPLTAVEHTIEAILPDTRVAGWLGLKGPQACLQVLRRTWSGEHVVTYARLIHPGDRYRLTGHAVMPTRPAPAKISGDQQP from the coding sequence ATGCCTGCCACCAGCCTCCCGCTCCCTCCCTACGCCCGCATCAAGCAGCACATCGTCGAGCAGATCGAAGCCGGCGAGTGGGCGGTGAACGACCAGGTCCCCTCGGAAAACCAGCTGGCGGCGCAGTTCGAGGTTTCCCGCATGACGGCGCGCCGCGCCATCCTGGAGCTGACCCAGGAAGGCATGCTGGTCCGCAGCCAGGGCCTGGGCACCTTCGTGGCGGAACAGAAACCCGCCCTGCCCGTGCTGGAAGTCCGCAACATCGCCGAGGAAATCGCCCAGCGCGGCCACCGTTATTCCAACCGCGTGCTGCAGCTGGAGCGCGTCACCGCGCCGGAAGCCATCGCCACCGCGCTGGACCTGTCCATCGACAAATCCGTCTACCACTCGCTGATCCTGCACCTGGACAACGAAGTGCCGGTGCAGCTGGAAGACCGCTACGTCAACCCGCGCGTCGCCCCCGACTACATCCAGCAGGACTTCAGCCGCGAAACGCCCAATGCCTACCTGAGCCGCGTCGCGCCGCTGACCGCCGTCGAACACACCATCGAGGCCATTCTTCCCGATACCCGCGTCGCGGGCTGGCTGGGACTGAAAGGCCCGCAAGCCTGCCTGCAGGTGCTGCGCCGCACCTGGTCCGGCGAGCACGTCGTCACCTACGCCCGCCTTATCCATCCCGGCGACCGCTACCGCCTGACCGGCCATGCCGTCATGCCCACGCGCCCCGCCCCCGCCAAGATTTCCGGAGATCAACAGCCATGA
- a CDS encoding FAD-containing oxidoreductase, which produces MPGNRYDAIIIGAGQAGPPLAGRLTEAGQRVALIERKHFGGTCVNTGCMPTKTLVASAYAAHLARRSADFGVTLPGQVGIDATRLKARKDEVVMRARGNVEKWLRGMDKCTVLQGQARFVGPHDIEVDGQRLSADRIYINVGGRANIPDMPGVHDIPLLTNTSLLELDSVPRHMVVIGGSYIGLEFAQMYRRFGAEVTVVEKGPRLISREDPDVSDAILKILEKEGIRVHLNAECIRFESHPDGAAVRVSCSQDPGPIIGSHVLMAVGRVPNTTDLGLEAAGVKMDARGYIVVDDELRTNVPHIWALGDCNGRGAFTHTSYNDFEIVAANLLDQDPRRVSDRLPCYALYIDPPLGRVGMTEAAVRATGRPALVGIRPMTRVGRAVEKGETEGFMKVVVDAETKAILGAAILGTGGDEAVHGILDVMSSKAPYTTLQRTVHIHPTVSELIPTVLGELKPLA; this is translated from the coding sequence ATGCCGGGCAACCGCTACGACGCCATCATCATCGGTGCCGGCCAGGCCGGGCCGCCGCTCGCCGGACGCCTGACCGAGGCCGGCCAGCGCGTCGCGCTCATCGAACGCAAGCACTTCGGCGGCACTTGCGTGAACACGGGCTGCATGCCGACCAAGACGCTGGTGGCCAGCGCCTACGCCGCGCATCTGGCACGGCGGTCCGCGGACTTCGGCGTCACCTTGCCGGGACAGGTCGGCATCGACGCGACGCGCCTGAAGGCGCGCAAGGACGAAGTCGTCATGCGCGCGCGCGGCAATGTCGAAAAATGGCTGCGCGGCATGGACAAATGCACCGTGCTGCAAGGCCAGGCGCGATTCGTCGGCCCGCATGACATCGAGGTCGATGGGCAGCGCCTATCGGCCGACCGCATCTATATCAACGTGGGCGGCCGCGCCAATATCCCGGACATGCCGGGCGTGCACGATATCCCCCTGCTCACCAACACCAGCCTGCTGGAACTGGACAGCGTGCCGCGCCATATGGTGGTCATAGGCGGCAGCTACATCGGCCTGGAATTCGCGCAGATGTACCGGCGCTTCGGCGCCGAGGTCACGGTGGTGGAGAAAGGCCCGCGCCTGATCTCGCGGGAAGATCCCGATGTATCCGACGCCATCCTGAAGATCCTGGAAAAGGAAGGGATACGCGTGCACCTGAACGCCGAATGCATACGCTTCGAATCGCATCCCGACGGCGCGGCCGTGCGCGTGTCATGTTCGCAGGATCCGGGCCCCATCATCGGTTCGCACGTGCTGATGGCCGTGGGCCGCGTGCCGAATACGACCGACCTGGGGCTCGAGGCCGCCGGCGTGAAGATGGACGCGCGCGGCTATATCGTGGTCGACGACGAACTGCGCACCAATGTGCCGCACATCTGGGCCCTGGGCGATTGCAATGGGCGCGGCGCCTTCACCCACACTTCGTACAACGATTTCGAGATCGTCGCGGCGAACCTGCTGGACCAGGACCCGCGCCGCGTCAGCGACCGCCTGCCCTGCTATGCCCTGTACATCGACCCGCCCCTGGGCCGGGTCGGCATGACCGAAGCCGCGGTGCGCGCCACCGGCCGCCCCGCGCTGGTCGGCATCCGCCCCATGACGCGCGTCGGCCGCGCCGTCGAAAAGGGCGAGACCGAAGGCTTCATGAAGGTCGTGGTCGACGCCGAAACCAAGGCCATCCTGGGCGCCGCCATCCTGGGCACCGGCGGCGACGAAGCCGTCCACGGCATCCTGGACGTCATGTCCAGCAAGGCACCCTACACCACCCTGCAGCGCACCGTGCACATCCATCCCACGGTATCGGAGCTGATACCCACGGTACTGGGTGAGCTGAAGCCCCTGGCATAG
- the hutI gene encoding imidazolonepropionase: MTIEQSQDALIVNARIATFRDAGPYGIRDDADAIAIQGGRIAWIGPAADAPAGAWTDPAGHPGRLIDAEGAWVMPGLIDCHTHLIYAGSRASEFEMRLNGASYEDIARAGGGIVSTVRATRQAGEDGLIAQALPRLRALLREGVTTVEIKSGYGLDRDTELAMLRAARALGASLPVTIRTTFLGAHALPPEYAGRADDYIDFVCTDVLPEAARLGLADAVDVFHESIGFDAAQTERVYRTAASLGLPVKVHAEQLNLCGAAALGARYRALSADHLEHLDEAGARAMAAAGTVAVLLPGAFYFLRDTKVPPIDLLRRHQVPMAVATDCNPGTSPFSSLLLMLNMACTLFRLTPAEALRGVTQAAARALGLQDEIGTVTPGKWADLVFWRVPELAELCYSHGAHRPARILRRGVEQSV, translated from the coding sequence ATGACCATAGAACAGAGCCAGGACGCCCTGATCGTCAATGCACGTATCGCCACCTTCCGTGACGCGGGCCCGTACGGCATACGCGACGACGCCGATGCGATCGCCATCCAGGGCGGGCGTATCGCTTGGATAGGCCCGGCAGCGGATGCGCCCGCCGGCGCGTGGACGGATCCCGCGGGCCATCCGGGCCGCCTGATCGATGCCGAGGGCGCCTGGGTCATGCCCGGCCTGATCGATTGCCATACGCACCTGATCTATGCGGGATCGCGCGCCAGCGAATTCGAGATGCGCTTGAATGGCGCCTCCTATGAAGATATCGCGCGTGCCGGCGGGGGCATCGTTTCCACCGTGCGCGCCACGCGGCAGGCGGGAGAGGACGGCCTGATCGCGCAAGCCTTGCCGCGCCTGCGCGCCTTGTTGCGCGAGGGCGTGACCACCGTGGAGATCAAGTCCGGCTACGGCCTGGACCGCGACACCGAACTGGCCATGCTGCGCGCGGCCCGTGCCCTCGGCGCGAGCCTGCCGGTGACGATACGCACGACTTTCCTGGGCGCGCATGCGCTGCCGCCCGAATATGCCGGCCGTGCCGACGACTACATCGACTTCGTCTGCACCGACGTGCTGCCGGAGGCCGCGCGCCTCGGGCTGGCGGACGCCGTGGACGTGTTCCACGAAAGCATAGGCTTCGATGCCGCGCAGACGGAGCGCGTCTACCGCACGGCGGCATCGCTGGGCCTGCCGGTGAAGGTGCATGCCGAACAGCTGAACCTGTGCGGCGCGGCCGCGCTGGGCGCGCGTTATCGCGCCTTGTCGGCGGATCATCTGGAGCATCTGGACGAAGCCGGCGCGCGCGCCATGGCGGCGGCGGGGACGGTCGCGGTGCTATTGCCCGGCGCGTTCTATTTCCTGCGCGATACGAAGGTGCCGCCCATCGATCTGCTGCGCCGGCACCAGGTGCCCATGGCGGTGGCGACCGACTGCAATCCCGGCACGTCGCCGTTCTCGTCCTTGCTGCTGATGCTCAACATGGCGTGCACGCTGTTTCGCCTGACGCCGGCGGAGGCGCTGCGGGGCGTTACCCAGGCCGCGGCGCGCGCGCTCGGCCTGCAGGACGAGATCGGCACCGTGACGCCGGGCAAGTGGGCCGACCTGGTGTTCTGGCGGGTGCCGGAGCTGGCGGAGCTGTGCTACAGCCACGGCGCGCACCGGCCGGCGCGTATCCTGCGACGCGGCGTCGAACAGAGCGTGTGA
- a CDS encoding HVO_A0114 family putative DNA-binding protein — protein MKMLKIGIASLEQYKARTLAIARGEYRPSAGEPKVWFQSMESLAQVLSDKNRALLALIARTKPASLNELASKSGRAKSNLSRTLRTMEQYGLIYFEQGPGRQLAPRSNYCGISFEVSF, from the coding sequence ATGAAAATGCTCAAAATCGGTATCGCGTCGCTTGAGCAGTACAAGGCCAGGACACTCGCTATAGCCAGGGGCGAATACCGGCCGAGCGCTGGCGAGCCCAAAGTCTGGTTCCAATCCATGGAAAGCCTTGCTCAGGTCTTGTCCGACAAGAACCGGGCACTGCTCGCCCTCATTGCGCGGACAAAACCCGCATCGTTGAATGAACTTGCCAGCAAAAGCGGCAGGGCAAAATCAAATCTTTCCCGTACGTTGCGGACCATGGAACAGTACGGATTGATCTATTTCGAACAAGGTCCAGGCCGTCAGTTGGCACCCCGATCCAATTACTGCGGAATTTCCTTTGAAGTGTCGTTCTGA
- a CDS encoding DUF2975 domain-containing protein gives MTLFNRARGRRSLTSDRLADLSHRMAGLTLVVMAALLALNIVNWIYPPYGPHGYGFSFGMTSRWLSDGSLDLAQFPVWQTIGAMLITSVPLLVLMRGLAHLRALFRDYARGAYFSMRAGRHLAAVGRWIALWVVVQFLTEPVLSIWLTIRAEPGHHIVALSLDASALVALFVAACIAIIGRILQRASEVYRENQQFV, from the coding sequence ATGACCCTGTTCAACCGCGCGCGCGGCCGCCGCAGCCTGACATCCGACCGCCTGGCCGACCTCAGCCACCGCATGGCCGGCCTCACCCTGGTGGTAATGGCCGCTTTGCTGGCGCTCAACATCGTCAACTGGATCTATCCCCCTTATGGCCCGCACGGCTATGGCTTCAGCTTCGGCATGACCTCGCGCTGGCTGTCGGACGGGTCGCTGGACCTGGCGCAATTCCCGGTGTGGCAGACGATAGGCGCGATGTTGATCACCAGCGTGCCGCTGCTGGTGCTGATGCGCGGCCTGGCCCATCTGCGCGCGCTGTTCCGCGACTATGCCCGGGGTGCCTACTTTTCGATGCGCGCCGGACGCCATCTGGCCGCGGTCGGGCGCTGGATCGCGTTGTGGGTGGTGGTGCAGTTCCTGACCGAGCCGGTACTGAGCATATGGCTGACGATACGCGCCGAACCCGGCCACCACATCGTCGCGCTGTCGCTGGACGCATCGGCGCTGGTGGCGTTGTTCGTCGCCGCATGCATCGCCATCATCGGTCGCATCCTGCAGCGCGCGTCCGAGGTCTATCGCGAAAACCAGCAGTTCGTCTAA
- a CDS encoding MFS transporter produces MSSSTTTSSTADTTLLEQGSDHWMRNLAVCVFGSFTTIIGMTLLLPFLPLYVEQLGVKDHAAIVQWSGVAFGATFFTAALTAPLWGRLADRYGRKLMLIRASLGMSIAMSLIGMAENVYQLVGLRLLAGLLGGYASGSMVLVATQTPRHRTGWALGMLSSGIMAGNLAGPLIGGALPPLIGIRATFLASGVLIFVAFLVTTFLIKEEHRPRPAKSADKPKGGLAAVPDKGPLLAMLFTGMLLMLANMSIEPIITVYVAQFAEPRNVTMVAGLVMSATALGSILSASRLGRLADRVGHWNVIVACLLVSALLLIPQAFITASWQLVVLRFLMGLSLGGLLPCIASVIRHNVPERVAGGMLGYSTSAQYVGQVVGPLAGGFVGGHFGMRSVFLGTSLLMALGALYNRVVRMRRAHR; encoded by the coding sequence ATGAGCAGCTCCACCACGACATCTTCCACCGCCGATACCACCCTGTTGGAGCAGGGTTCGGACCACTGGATGCGCAACCTGGCGGTATGCGTGTTCGGTTCCTTCACCACCATCATCGGCATGACCTTGCTGCTGCCCTTCCTGCCGCTGTATGTGGAGCAGCTGGGCGTCAAGGATCATGCGGCGATCGTGCAGTGGTCGGGGGTGGCCTTCGGCGCCACCTTCTTCACCGCCGCGTTGACCGCGCCGTTGTGGGGACGCCTGGCCGACCGCTATGGCCGCAAGCTGATGCTGATACGCGCCAGCCTGGGGATGTCCATCGCCATGTCGCTGATCGGCATGGCGGAGAACGTGTATCAACTGGTCGGACTGCGGCTGCTGGCCGGTTTGCTGGGCGGCTATGCGTCCGGCTCCATGGTGCTGGTGGCCACGCAGACGCCCCGGCATCGCACCGGCTGGGCGCTGGGCATGCTGTCGTCCGGCATCATGGCGGGCAACCTCGCCGGACCGTTGATCGGCGGGGCTCTGCCGCCGCTGATCGGCATACGGGCGACTTTCCTGGCGTCGGGCGTGCTGATTTTCGTGGCCTTCCTGGTGACGACTTTCCTGATCAAGGAAGAGCACAGGCCCCGGCCCGCGAAGTCGGCCGACAAGCCCAAGGGCGGCCTGGCCGCCGTTCCCGACAAGGGGCCGCTGCTGGCGATGCTCTTCACCGGCATGCTGCTGATGCTGGCGAACATGTCGATCGAGCCCATCATCACGGTGTACGTGGCGCAGTTCGCCGAGCCGCGCAACGTGACGATGGTGGCTGGGCTGGTGATGTCGGCGACGGCGCTGGGCAGCATCCTGTCCGCCTCGCGCCTGGGCCGGCTGGCGGACCGGGTAGGGCACTGGAACGTGATCGTCGCCTGCCTGCTGGTGTCGGCGCTGCTGCTGATCCCGCAGGCCTTCATCACGGCGAGCTGGCAGCTGGTGGTGCTGCGTTTCCTGATGGGATTGTCCCTGGGCGGGCTGCTACCCTGCATTGCCTCGGTGATCCGGCATAACGTGCCGGAGCGCGTGGCGGGGGGCATGCTGGGGTATTCGACATCGGCGCAGTACGTGGGCCAGGTGGTAGGGCCGCTGGCGGGCGGTTTCGTCGGCGGCCATTTCGGCATGCGTTCGGTGTTCCTGGGCACCAGCCTGTTGATGGCGCTGGGCGCCTTGTACAACCGGGTGGTCCGCATGCGCAGGGCGCATCGTTAG
- a CDS encoding phosphocholine-specific phospholipase C, with protein sequence MSTDHRRREFFRKSARGAGAAAALSMFPPAIRKALAIEADRRTGTLRDVEHIVVLTQENRAFDHYFGTLAGVRGFGDRFPIPVADAPGMQGRTVWYQRHDGQPAGLPAILAPQHNDTAVDFRLMRTAGTPHLYPDAQDAWDGGRMTHWPQFKKNASMVYYAQADLPFQFALANAFTVCDAYHCSLTGGTNPNRCFIFTGTNHGRDDPARPDIYNGPALDNSYNTLKKGAHKDGYTWMTYAERLQDAGVSWQVYQDNEFEFYALNPLFGFKAFRQAHARSVPAVLPERTERERALYERGIRTRNLDALRADVMADRLPQVSWICAPSSASEHPQPSSPAQGAAYTAQVLDALTANPRVWSRTVLILNFDENDGFFDHMPPPAPPSYARTAGGTQALDPQGASTVDASDDYLGDDVGGVQSTLAYRHHPYGMGPRVPMYVISPWSRGGWVNSEVFDHTSVLRFIARRFGVDEPNISPWRRAVAGDLMSCFDFATPNQGGLPARLPDTAALDGRSRSLSGTTVPIAPAAPELPVQAVGTRRSRALPYELHVDDEMVEKRLRLRFSNTGGRAAVFHVYDIHRLDALPRRYTVEPGRALEDVWLPLPDGRYSLWVLGPNGFHRHFAGTLASPPAPRLPITRVRYAPAEGALVVTVSNPSEAGLAVTVTDNAYFGGAVKSQDIPAGQQAEWRWPLAASHCWYDFTLGVGTAGGTAGQGYARRFAGRMETGAHGISDPAMGGPAQGGYAALT encoded by the coding sequence ATGTCCACCGATCATCGCCGCCGCGAATTCTTCCGCAAGTCGGCCCGCGGCGCGGGCGCCGCAGCGGCCTTGTCGATGTTTCCACCAGCCATACGCAAGGCGCTCGCCATCGAGGCGGACCGTCGCACCGGCACCCTGCGCGACGTCGAGCACATCGTCGTCCTGACGCAGGAAAACCGCGCCTTCGACCACTATTTCGGCACGCTGGCCGGCGTAAGGGGCTTCGGCGACCGCTTCCCCATTCCCGTTGCCGACGCCCCCGGCATGCAAGGCAGGACGGTCTGGTACCAACGCCACGACGGCCAGCCGGCGGGCCTGCCGGCCATCCTGGCGCCGCAGCACAACGACACGGCGGTGGATTTTCGGCTGATGCGCACCGCGGGTACGCCGCATCTTTATCCCGATGCGCAGGATGCCTGGGATGGCGGACGCATGACGCACTGGCCGCAGTTCAAGAAGAACGCGTCCATGGTCTATTACGCCCAGGCCGACCTGCCTTTCCAGTTCGCGCTGGCAAACGCCTTCACCGTGTGCGATGCCTATCATTGTTCACTGACGGGGGGGACCAATCCGAACCGCTGCTTCATCTTTACCGGCACCAATCACGGGCGGGACGATCCTGCCAGGCCGGACATCTACAACGGCCCCGCGCTGGACAACAGCTACAACACGCTGAAGAAAGGCGCCCACAAGGACGGCTACACCTGGATGACCTACGCGGAACGGCTGCAGGACGCGGGCGTCAGCTGGCAGGTGTACCAGGACAACGAGTTCGAGTTCTACGCGCTGAATCCCTTGTTCGGCTTCAAGGCCTTCCGGCAGGCGCACGCGCGCAGCGTACCCGCCGTGCTGCCCGAGCGCACGGAACGCGAACGCGCGCTGTACGAAAGAGGCATACGCACGCGCAACCTGGACGCGCTGCGCGCGGACGTGATGGCGGACCGCCTGCCGCAGGTTTCCTGGATCTGCGCGCCGTCGTCGGCGTCAGAGCATCCGCAGCCGTCCAGCCCGGCGCAGGGTGCTGCCTATACCGCGCAGGTGCTGGATGCATTGACGGCGAATCCACGCGTGTGGAGCCGCACGGTGCTTATCCTGAATTTCGATGAGAACGACGGCTTTTTCGACCACATGCCGCCACCCGCGCCGCCGTCGTACGCGCGCACGGCCGGCGGCACGCAGGCGCTCGACCCGCAGGGCGCCAGCACGGTGGACGCCAGCGACGATTATCTGGGTGACGATGTGGGCGGCGTGCAGTCCACGCTGGCCTATCGCCATCATCCCTACGGCATGGGACCGCGCGTACCGATGTATGTGATCTCGCCCTGGAGCCGTGGCGGCTGGGTGAATTCGGAGGTGTTCGACCACACGTCGGTGCTGCGTTTCATCGCACGGCGTTTTGGCGTCGATGAGCCCAACATCAGCCCCTGGCGGCGGGCGGTCGCCGGCGACCTGATGTCCTGCTTCGATTTCGCCACGCCCAACCAGGGCGGCTTGCCGGCGCGGCTGCCGGACACCGCCGCGCTGGATGGGCGCAGCCGGTCGCTGTCCGGCACCACGGTGCCGATCGCGCCGGCGGCGCCCGAGCTGCCGGTGCAGGCCGTGGGGACGCGGCGCTCGCGCGCCTTGCCTTACGAGCTGCATGTGGACGACGAGATGGTGGAGAAGCGCCTGCGGCTGCGCTTTTCCAACACGGGTGGGAGGGCCGCTGTTTTTCACGTCTACGACATCCACCGCCTGGACGCCCTGCCGCGCCGCTATACCGTCGAGCCGGGCAGGGCGCTGGAAGACGTCTGGCTGCCGCTGCCGGACGGGCGCTACAGCCTCTGGGTGCTCGGCCCCAACGGCTTCCACCGGCACTTCGCCGGCACCCTGGCATCGCCACCCGCGCCCCGGCTGCCGATAACACGCGTCCGCTACGCACCCGCCGAAGGCGCGCTGGTGGTGACGGTCAGCAATCCATCCGAAGCCGGCCTTGCGGTGACCGTCACCGACAACGCCTACTTCGGTGGCGCGGTGAAAAGCCAGGACATCCCGGCGGGCCAGCAGGCCGAATGGCGATGGCCGCTGGCGGCGTCGCATTGCTGGTACGACTTCACGCTCGGGGTCGGGACGGCTGGCGGGACCGCCGGCCAGGGCTACGCCAGGCGGTTCGCCGGCCGGATGGAAACCGGCGCTCATGGGATCTCCGATCCGGCGATGGGCGGACCGGCGCAGGGCGGCTATGCGGCCCTGACCTGA
- a CDS encoding Bug family tripartite tricarboxylate transporter substrate binding protein: MSRAFNRCFAALFATAVLAAAPAARAADAWPDKPITLVSPYAPGGTTDVLARLLATRLHDKLKQTVVVENRAGAGGNIGTAYVAKAKPDGYTYLLAASGPIVIAGTLYKSLPYDPAKDFTEVAPLARTSFVVAVNAKSGLNSIKDVIAKGKTGDLVFGSAGSGTPQHIIGEMFNTAAGTKIRHIPYKGSGPLLNDLVGGQVPLAFENPLPIMQQVKAGNLKVLAVTGAQRSAALPDVPTLAETGIKGVDAQPWYGLLGPAGIPDAITRRMNQEVQDILNAPDVKEQLATLGVEPMHMTPAEFHSYVVKEIGTWGKAVKASGATVD, encoded by the coding sequence ATGAGCCGTGCTTTCAATCGCTGCTTCGCAGCGCTGTTCGCCACCGCCGTCCTGGCCGCCGCACCCGCGGCGCGGGCGGCCGATGCGTGGCCCGACAAGCCCATCACGCTGGTTTCGCCCTATGCGCCGGGCGGTACCACCGACGTCCTGGCCCGTCTGCTGGCGACCCGCCTGCACGACAAGCTGAAGCAGACCGTCGTGGTCGAAAACCGCGCCGGCGCCGGCGGCAACATCGGCACCGCCTATGTGGCCAAGGCCAAGCCGGATGGCTATACCTACCTGCTGGCGGCCAGCGGTCCCATCGTGATCGCCGGCACGCTGTACAAGTCGCTGCCCTACGACCCGGCCAAGGACTTCACGGAAGTCGCGCCGCTGGCGCGCACCAGCTTCGTGGTCGCGGTCAACGCGAAGTCGGGCTTGAATTCCATCAAGGACGTCATCGCCAAGGGCAAGACCGGCGACCTGGTCTTCGGCTCGGCCGGTTCCGGCACGCCGCAGCACATCATCGGCGAAATGTTCAACACGGCGGCGGGCACCAAGATTCGCCACATCCCGTACAAGGGTTCCGGGCCACTGCTGAACGACCTGGTCGGCGGCCAGGTGCCGCTGGCCTTCGAGAACCCCTTGCCCATCATGCAGCAGGTCAAGGCCGGCAACCTGAAAGTCCTGGCCGTCACCGGCGCGCAGCGCTCCGCCGCCTTGCCCGACGTGCCCACGCTGGCCGAAACCGGCATCAAGGGCGTCGACGCGCAGCCCTGGTACGGCCTGCTCGGCCCGGCCGGCATCCCCGACGCCATCACCAGGCGCATGAACCAGGAAGTACAGGACATCCTCAACGCCCCCGACGTCAAGGAACAGCTCGCCACGCTGGGCGTGGAGCCCATGCACATGACGCCGGCGGAATTCCATTCCTACGTGGTCAAGGAAATCGGCACCTGGGGCAAGGCGGTGAAGGCGTCCGGGGCGACGGTGGATTGA
- a CDS encoding helix-turn-helix domain-containing protein: MPIVVTLDVMLSKRKMKSKDLAATVGITEQNLSLLKSGKVRGVRFDTLEAICRALRCQPGDLLTYQDSEETDTPSAGE; the protein is encoded by the coding sequence ATGCCCATCGTCGTCACACTGGACGTCATGCTCAGCAAGCGCAAGATGAAGTCCAAGGACCTGGCCGCCACCGTCGGCATCACGGAACAGAACCTGTCCCTGCTGAAATCCGGCAAGGTCAGGGGCGTGCGCTTCGACACGCTGGAAGCGATCTGCCGCGCCCTGCGGTGCCAGCCCGGGGATCTGCTGACCTACCAGGACTCCGAGGAAACGGACACGCCGTCGGCCGGGGAATAG